acttcagctcccccccaccagcatggtgggggtctgaagagggacttcagcccactcctggaagagggggacttgaatttatacagaccTTTCCTAGACAGGGacatgatagttagtgggagggaaGTTGAGGATCcaagtgaggtagtgggagggggttgagggagtttatggcttcttggaatgctgcaggagcagatgtttattttcatctgtagggattaaaggatatgtaaatagtgaaggtttccattTTGTTTCCCTCTGCTGTGCAgatagaggtagtaaagatctccatctccctctgatatgcagatggtgaagatctctatctacCCCTACTCCTATCTCATtgaggttcctttgtttaacctttgTTTAACCAGGCACAGAGGAGGGagtttgccttttcccaatgcatatcagaggaaactgagctacaacttgttaattattgcaaacctctaacaattaGACTTTTTTGTTACTTATAGCTAAAAACTTTCTAATTTATGTATGTGGTCATTAGAACATTATAGTCTGACTGAAAGACAGTCAACAAAACAGATATCAAATGGGAGTTTCTGAGGCAACCTGTAGTAGAATACAAAGCACACCTACATAATAGTAGTATCGTCAGAGTGACTTAGCTAATTTCATTGAAGTATGTATATTTCTGCAACTTGCAATACGTGTGGAATGTAAAAGTCCCAAGGGAAGAGTCTGGGCTATGAGTTTGAGGTTTGGTTCTATTAATTCCTCACTGTGTGAGCCTGAGCAAGTTATTCAATTGTTCTGAActtccattttctcatttgaaGAATAAACCACTCAAAAAATCACATAATTCACAGTATTTTCTGGAATTACATGAAAACTCTTACTTTTGAGGTAAAGAAACCAGTGAAATGGTTTACACTCCATGCTATTCCTTATCCCTAGACTACTGCCTCAACTGAAAACGTTTCCCACTTTGCATCACCTAATTAACTCTCTGTAAAGGAGTTAAGTTTCACTACAAAGTTAGGGGAAACAGTTCCAATGAGACTGACCTCACTTCAGTTATCAGCCATAAATTCAAGGCTCCTCAGGCATGCTCACTTCTGACCAGTGAAGTTACAGATTCAGGAGTCCCCACAGACTCCCTCAGGTTTGATATTTCACTAGACTGACTTCACAGAACTAGTAAAGTGTTACACTGACAATTACCCTTTTATTATAGCAAAAGGATGAAAATCAGAACAAACCACAAGAAAGGGTATGTATAGGGTGAGGTTTGGAAGGGTCCCAAATATGAAGCTTCTGTCCTCCTCAGGGATGCATCACCTTCCGGGTACATGGGTGTGAGACAATACTCAAAGAGTATTTCCAACCAGGGAAGCTCAGCGGTGCTTCAGTGTACAGAGTtcttattgggatttcattatgtagaaatgaaccccaggcctcccatgtggaaagcaggtgctcaaccgcttgagccacattcatttcccagtacttttttaatgggtattttccttattattaaattttatcaaCAACCATTACATTACGTTAAACCCCTCTTATTTTACCAGTACCTAAAATCACCTAACATCATCCTAGCCCAATCCCAGCTTTTCACAGTGAAGGAAACCAAGCCATGAAAGGGTGAGTAATAATTCAGATAAGGTCAGAGGAGCAGAACTCTGACTAGAATCCTAGTTTCATAAGAACTGATCCAGTACAGTTTTCTGCTCTACTACATTCCCATCCCATCATGTTTTATACACCTGTTTAACTCAGTGATGAGTACCTACCCTATGCCAACTCTTCTACTAGAAACTTTCACACACTTATCTCGTTTAACTGAGGACTAccatataagatttttttttaagttaaaataggTTTTCAACTCAAGGTAAAAATTACAAACTCATTACAATAAATTTCAGGAGAAGAGATGTTTTTCCTAATAGGATTTCAAACGAGAACAGTCTAGATCAGTGAAATCACTTACCATAAAGATTGTCTCCTCGACTCCTGTCCTTATGATGCCCCtaccctttccttcctccccatAACTCAGTCTGGATTAGCTAGGGTGTTTAATATTAATTCATTCTTCTGTCTGACCCCATTAATTTCCTGGTTTTCTGCTACCTGTTCTCTTCGTTCCTTCTGAAAGGCGCCTTCCTGGACCGGTTTCTCTGTCAGCCCTACACACCTCACCTGAACACCCACCCTTTCCCTTCTACGAGCTGCGGCAAAGAGGAAACAGACATAACGCAGGGGAAAGGTCTCGTAAATTGTTTCATCCGTCTCAAAGAACGTGAGAACTGCTCTTGTCGGAGACTCCCGAGAACGGCCTCTGTGCCTGGAGAGAGTAGAGGCTCCCACGCTAGGAACTCCCAGTTGCATTCCAAGAACCCTTCGATCTCACAGGAGCCTTTGCGCCGGCGGCCCCGGGCTCAGAGGTCTTCCCCTGCTCGCTAGAAGGCCGGTCGGTTTTAAGCGGCGATGGCTTCGGGACCGCGCGTTTCCCCCGCTTCCCGGCGTGCTTCTCTGCCtttggcttcgagcctggccGCTTCTCCTCTCGTCTTCCAGGCTTGCtcgcgccccccgccgccgccctgGCCCCGGGACGGCGCTGGCGCTTGGGCTGGGGCCTCGCGCGCTTCGCCCTGGCCTCCGCCCTCGCGCTGCGCCTCCACACTTGCCGGGCCCTCCTGGCCGCCTGGCGCCGCGGCCGCCGCCTCCGCGGGCCCCGCGGCCGGGCTGGGGTCTTCCTCGAAGCGCGGGAGCCCCCCACAAACTTGGGCTTCCTCTTGGGCTTCGGAACCTTCCAGACCCTGAAGTAGCCGGCGGCGTCGCTGCCGCTGACGCGGAGGAGCGTGCTTCTCGCCTCCGGCTGGGCCGCTTCGCCCGAGGGCCGGAAGTACTTCCGGCGCACCTCGTAGCCCGCGTTTCCCAGCTCCTTCTTGAGCGCGGCCAGAGTCAGCCCTTTGTGTGAGGTGATGGCCCCGAGCAGCAGCTGCGACACTTTGAGCACGGAGCACGGGACCCGCCTGTGCGGTGCCCTGAACCCCTTCTCCGCGGGCTGCTGGGTTTTCACTTCAGCGCTCTGGGGTTTCACTTCAGCGCTCTGGGGTTCGCCAGTGGGTTCGGCCGCCTCAGCCATGGCCCCGCTCCCGCTCCCGCTCCCGCTCccgctcctgctcctgctcccgcGGGGCCGCTGACACTGGCTTTGGGCCTCACCCGCCAAGGCTGCTCCTAATGCTGGGGCTGGATGGGTCACGTCACAAAAGAGATTTTGAGGGCGGTTTCACTTAATAACCAATCATACACGACTTCTTACCCAGTCTAAACCAATCCGGATCTTGAACTCCTCCTCACTCCTAACTATCACAGTCCCTTATAATCTCCAGGGTTATGCCGCATAATTCTCATTGGTTTTGATCTCGACAGTTTTCTGAAGTCCGCTTTTTTCCTGTGGCCCTGCACAGCATCGTTTCCCCATTTACCAAAGGTGGGAGAAGCTGCTCCCAGCTATCGCAAAACAAACAGTACAGTGCCTGAAAAAGGTAATTGTGGTCGTCTATGAAACACATCCTTGCCTAGAAACTCCTAACTTTAGGTCCCACCTGTTAGTATTGtctcatgttcttcttttgtgGAGCAtgaaacaaaacaggaaacaCTGTGGTCCCTCTACACTGAACAATGATTCCCACACTTGGAAAGTTTGGGAGAATCATTCAATTGGCTTTGAACTAGTCAAATTTCAAATAACCTAAGAATACTGGACTAATCGTATTCTTCTAACGTACTTTATTTTCTGTTCCCACCTTTGTAGTTCCCTTTTCTTGGACTTTTCCCCCTCAGATAAACTATCCTCATATTTCAAAGTCCTGAtaaattctcttttttccttgaagCCTCCCCAATCTTTCAAGTCAAATGATTTCCCTTCTCAActaccacaattacttttgcaatccaatattgttttctttattttgaattagTTTGGTATCAGAAGGTATAAGGtggcaaaattaattttttaaaggaaaagcccTGGCCTTGGAGCTGAAAGACAAGGATACATATCCTTGCTCTTAACAGCTGTATGGCAATGATAAATACTTTACTATATTTAGACCTGACTTCTTTATCTAAAAAATTAGGCTAAAGATCCCTTCCTACCAACATGATAGAATTATTGCAAAGGTTCAGCAGAGATGATGGCTCTTTGTAGATAAGCAAGGACTATCCAAATATAAGTGATAAAAGTATTTACAATGAATGTTTATGCCTTGTCTTTCCAACCAAATAAACACATCTCtaagagccagataagctttgAACGAACGTCCCCTTTGTCTCGCAGCCCAGCACTATCCTACTTTATACAAAGTAGCATGTGATTGTCCTTAAAATCTTCCCTGGTAAGGAGGCTTTCTCTGGATTCTGAAGGAAACTCGCAGAAGATGAGTAGAAAGAAGCAGGGTGAACATCAAAGGAGTGGAAATGAAGGGAAACTAGCTACTCAAGATGCTCTAACTTGCTTGGGTCCAGTTTAGTTGGGATTAATACAAAGAACTCTTCATATTACAAAACTTTTTCAGAGGACAACCACATATACACAGCAGTCATAAGCTGAACTGTGACATAATTTCCTCCAGGGATGAAAATTTCAGGATATAGCTTCAACCAGAGCTTCTTAAACTTAAATGTGCACATGAATTACCTGAGGACCTTTATAAACTATAGTTTATGATACATTATATATGGGATGGTACTAGAAGTTTCACCTCTCTAACAGGCTCACAGGTAGATCTACCAAGTAAATACACAAGTATAAAGGAGAAGGGGTGGGCTGATAATGAGTAGAAGAGCACTAGGAGATAAGGCTGTAAAGGCAGATTAAGGCTAAATTGTGAAGGTAAAATACCATGAAAATGACACAACAATATATGGTCACACAGAAGTATGCAGTACAGTTGGGATTCAAACCTAAGCCTATTTAATGCTAAGGCCCGAGTTCTTTAGTGTGCTAGGGTTTCCTTTTCCCCAAGCTTGAACTTTTCTCTGTTGTATATGTTCTCTACAGAGCAGGGAGCAGTTTATCTTCATAATCTCAGTTCTAATTCAAGAGTATCCACAGCCCTTACTGTACCTTCTCCCAATCCTTAAATCAGGGCAGAGTACTATGACcctgagtgttttagtttgccaaagggctgatacaaataccagaaattatgtactagtatttttatatttctgtagGATAGATTCTTCAAAGTTTTATTCATGTGTAAAGGGGTATTCATATATCTAATTTTAACAGATCCTGCCATATTAACTTTCTAAAAGATTGTACCACTGCATTTGTATTGCAGCATCATACCCATTTCCCTAATTAGTATTATTCAAGAAGAAACCATTATTCATctttgctgagaccagctcagcaataggtttgcacaaagggaaggcaacacagaacttaagaaataaaagaacagaaagaaagacgCCAAGACAAAAGAAAGATAGGACCAGAGGACTCAActgcttctggaactgagagccttgaccctagtttccacatcgtatttatgagaaattacaaagcagtagttatctatgtttactttcaacgctgcttgttattaaagctgcaacaCCTGAAATACTaggaacaggccatacaaagttcaaatgcctcctcactcAAACAATTTTCGTGCTGACAAGACAATGTTCGGTCTAGTCAAGGtcggtgttcctaagcccacactttttatctgcattatgaaaacatttcaacttcaagtcAGGTTCCCacgttcaaattcaagctattttcccacacatCTATCTGATTGGCAAGTGCTGACCAGGTTGAGGAAGAAGGAGTTAGTGCTTTTGAGGGTCTTTGGGGAAATGCCACATGTTTGAATGGCAGAGAGATTCCTTGGACTCTCCCTATAGTCTAGATGCCCAAGAGCTGACTAGTTTGAAGAAAATTGCCTGGGTACCAAAAAGGCTAACTTTTGTGCTTGAGAAGCCACAAAGAAAAGTGGTCCTGAAACCATAATGGTTCAAAGCCATTCCCTCGCTCTTGTCCCTTCTCTCACTCCCTGAATAACCCATAAACTCTCCCATCTCCAGACTTTTGCCCAAGCATGCTTGTCCATCTCAGTTGCCATTCTTCTCCCAACCCATATGCTTGTGCCAAAGCCTTACTCTTATTTCAAGACCAAGCTCCACTTccacctcctccaagaagcctcCAAATGCCTCCATTGTAATTTCTCTCTCACTCTACCATTTGCCTGAACAACACTAAGAACAACTATTACTATTCTTTTCAGTTAAGAGATAATGAGTACCAGGCATCATGCTATACACTTCATATACATTTATCATATTTACTCCTCAGTAACCTTATTTGGTAGGTTATTATCATTATTGTCTAAATTTTGAAGGACAGGAAACTAATGCTCAGAAAGGTGGAGTCACCAGCTCAAGGACACATAGTCAATAAGTGTTAGATCTGAGCTTTACATTCATTCAAGTTTTGCTGACTTCAAAGCCTAGCCTTGAGTCATCATCTAGTGccacataataaaaaaaaaaaaagaattctattgAGCAAGCtcttattttaaaagcaaactgGTTTGGGCCATTGCTTTGTAAACACTGCCTGCTATAGATGTATTTGTTTTCTACATTCTTCTAAGCACTCTTACCCACCAATGAATCTTATGAATGGAGCAAAGTTACCAAGTCTTACAATAAATGGCATGCAGAGTGATGTTACCCAAATTCAAGCTTTCTGCTGCTAATTTTTCACTGGGTTGGAAGCTTTAATTTAACTGTCAGACCCTGGGTCTTTTGCCAGCACTAATGGAGGACTGTGGCAATAATGGTAATTATTTCTAGATGCTGGTACCTCCTTCATTTACCTTCTGGTAGCAAATATTCAGCAGCTTCAAGctaatttcctttcttattttcttcattagttTGCAAACTCCTACTGCCAACAAAAACAACCCGTCTGATAAAAATGTCAACATGGAGTgttcaaaatattaaaactgtCAAATAAAAATTGTGTTTTTACAAGGCAGTCCAAATATGTCACATGTGGTAACTTTCCAAAGACAGATGGCATTAGGTCAAAAAGAAGTTGGGATTTTTTTTAACCCACAAAAACAAACCCCTTCCTGACAGATTTTTTGTAGGTACTGTTCTGATGCCTTGAAAATCTACTTGcaatcttctttggacaaatgtaataaaaaatgctGGAGTTAAATGTCCTTGTTTCAATTGGAGACCACAGATTTTCTGCCCATAATGAAAGTGATAGGGGAATTACTATAAAGAAACTGTTAAGATTTGGTTTACTGTTTATATGTCATTTCTTCCCACCACTAAACAATGCACAGAGAAAATGGGGCCTGTCAACCAACACTTATTATCAGAAGTTCTATTCTCTAACAAATCTCAGGGGCTGAACACCCTGATTCAAATTGCTAGGTAGCTACCCAAGTTGTAGATGGGAATAAAAGCAAGAAAGATAATTGAAAACCAGAGATGAAAAGTGGCTGACCTTGGGTGGGGCTGAGATTCAGAAAGAGACAAAACTTGAACCACAAATaggtaattttaaaatgaaatcttgggagggaaggggaatccTCACAAATGGAACACTTGGCCAAGTTAACACTGACATATTTACAGCACAAATTCAGAGAATAGAAGCCACTGAGAGGGGCCCTTGTCTTTCACTTAGCCCAATTCAAACAAAGCACAAGTGAGGGTGACAGTTAATGTGTGTATGTTATTGAAACCTACCCCCTCATTACAGAATTCCATCATCTCATTACAAATAGAAAGGAGAGTCAAGACAGTTTAAGATGAAAGAAAGGACAGAGTCACGTCTGGGAAAATACGCATGCAAGCACACACACGTACAACCACGTGTattgtttctgtgtgtgtatgagagacaGAATTACAAAGAAAGATATCAAGGCAGACAAAAATAGAGGCAGAGAT
Above is a window of Dasypus novemcinctus isolate mDasNov1 chromosome 23, mDasNov1.1.hap2, whole genome shotgun sequence DNA encoding:
- the LOC101435927 gene encoding testis-specific H1 histone-like, coding for MAEAAEPTGEPQSAEVKPQSAEVKTQQPAEKGFRAPHRRVPCSVLKVSQLLLGAITSHKGLTLAALKKELGNAGYEVRRKYFRPSGEAAQPEARSTLLRVSGSDAAGYFRVWKVPKPKRKPKFVGGSRASRKTPARPRGPRRRRPRRQAARRARQVWRRSARAEARAKRARPQPKRQRRPGARAAAGGASKPGRREEKRPGSKPKAEKHAGKRGKRAVPKPSPLKTDRPSSEQGKTSEPGAAGAKAPVRSKGSWNATGSS